In Citrus sinensis cultivar Valencia sweet orange chromosome 3, DVS_A1.0, whole genome shotgun sequence, the sequence TGTTATTGGGGTTAGGATTAGGGTTTTTGAAGAGTTGCAGAGCGAGTTTCGGGTCTTTTTGGAGGCGAAGAAGAGAGGCGAGCCTGAAGGGAGACGTGGGTTTTGCTTTATTCATGTAGTTTTGTTAGATAGGGCTGCGGACATTTGAAAACgcagttaattatttttgaccGATTGTTTAGtcttatgttttaaatttttattcgtCGATCACAAAGTTTGAGGGACTCTATGTCACAAATATAACATTTTCCTTATGCGCAGTTaggataataattttcttttgaaaaatttgtcGTCGCataatcttgattttcttataCCCACAGAATcttgatttttgaaaaacaaattcttgattttcttatacttaaaaaacaaattcttgattttcttatattgaattttttaaatataagagTATAATCATCCCATcttcatcaaattttaatattttaaaatattagtaatgttgagatatattttaaaatattagaaatattgagatattaggaaaaattaactatagatatttttttctaataaattgtTAGAGCTTAACAATGTGttcttattaaaattctaatatgTAAATCTAAGTTGTTAATACTAGAATGCCTCTTCACTTAATTCAATACATCCATTAACTCTATATGTAAATatatcttcattattttttaatcgtagattttttaataaaattttataatttgatattaagGTTCATATATAattgggaaattatcattcgtatatTCTATAGTTGctctgttatcaaaaatactacaacactttgagggtgtatcaatcgtccaccctaagttgacagAATGTATATGCCGTCCACCAAACTATTATTTGCCGTCCACCAAACTATTATTTGCCGTTTAAATAGGATGACGCCAGAGggataatttgattttttcatatgatacaagtgataataaaagaatttaaggatatacaagtgataattttcttttactttaatttaagtttcaaggataaaattgtcaattcACTATAATTCCGTTAACTGTCAAACGGCagctaacggtttggtggtcgaCAGATaacttttgtcaatttaggATGGACAATTGATATACCCTTAAAGTgctgtagtattttttataacagagTAACTATAGGGTCTACaattgataatttccctatataattaaaaaataattataaaaatttcaacgTAACTCAATTACAATATATAGATAGTGGAATTGAGATTAGAATTCTTAACTAAAAAACGCTAAGTTTGGATAGAATCGTTCCgaattagatattaaaatttgtaataaaaaaacactCAATTGAATTTGGATATAAATGTTTAGgcaattttattaacaatatatagacaaattggataatttaataattttttttatatgctagaagagtataatggtaaaattataataaattaggatgtaaatatcttttttaaaatgttaggGGGTTTTTTTATCCCTTTACCTAAACGTTGGAGGTGTGTTTGTCCTTTttcccaaaataaattatttgtcttttagttaattttattttcctcacATCGATGCGTAGATACTTGTGGAGGTAATAACTAGTCATGATCCAATTGGGAGGGAAGATTAATTCCAGAATATGCAATGATCGAGTCAATAGATCGAGCTTTGGACAACTATTCTTATACATATTGTTCATACGAGATTTCGGGTCTACTCATGCACGACCAGGATTCCTCTTCAACAGTTGAATTTATGGTTGATAGGGAATGATTTCGCGCTGCTCCTTCTAGTTGTATCAGACCAAAAGGTTTACTGCATTTTCTCTTTAAGCTCCTGCACACAAAAAAACCAGTCAGAGCACGCCGGTGATTTTCCCGCGTAAACCCTCTGATGCTCAAGTCAGCAATCGGGGTTTACTGTGGAAAATCCTTGCCACTAATCTTGTGGCTCTATCACTATTTCTAAGGTACTGTAATCTGTCTGGATTCTCTCGAGGTTTCAATAAGAACACCCGCTGGATTTTCTTTTCAGTTAATTTTTAGTGTTTTTTGTAaccaacccttttaccttttttgtttGCCGCTTTTATAGCCTTTCTGAGAATTTGACCCCCCATGACTCACGTTCACCACTTCACTTGAGTCCCTGGAAGTGGATGCTTGAATGTTATGGTTGCGGCTGAGTGGACTTCGTGCCTGGATTCTCGGATAGTAGCGCACATCCTGTTAACTGCCGTAGACTGGATCTGCTGACTTCGACCCTCAACAGGAAATGTTCTCGGCGCCTAGCAAAGGGCATCCTCGTAAACAAGTAGAAAACTCTTGTTCCCGGATGCCTGCTCTCGAAAGTCATATTGCTCCTCAattacaagaaagataaatccTCGTTTAGGGTATGACAGGTCACGTCATAATATACCCCCAAACATCAGTCCCTCAGTTTCTGGTATTGGTAATGCAATGGATCAATACTAGAAACTCAGTAGTCCTGGCTTGCTCGGGGTATATTACGACTTTTTGATGTTGAGAGGAGGAACTGCTCACTTTCTACATTCACTCCCTTTTTTAGCTGCTAACAGTCGTTTCCCTGAAGAGTCGCGTTGTAATTAAACGCTGGTGATGTGGAAGGAATCCATCCGTTcgtttaaatttcaaattgacGGTTATGAAACCTTCGAAGTGCGTGCCATTAAATGCTAATAAACTAAAGGTTTCCGCGTTACTTGAGAACCCTAaccatcaaaagaaaatttccttttttagtCTTCTTTTCATCCTCCGGTGACCAAGCGATCTTCCTCTACCGAAGTTGAAGCCACTTTTCTTGCCTCTGTTCTGGCGTGCCACTACTTCAGGTATTATTTCCTCTTTTCAGTCTTGGATAATTGTCATTTTCTCTTGGGTTGAGTGGCATTTGGTTGTATTGTTCTGGATATAGTTTACGAAATGtcaaaaggcaaagaaaatgtaattgagattgatgatgatgaactaGATTTCTTGCCTGATCTGCTCACAGAGCCCGCTTTCAACCCTAGGATCTCCTTAGAGCCGGTAAGACCCTCTAGTGTTAAGAATAGTGCTATGAGGATGTCCCCTGAAGTAACCACCTCGCCTAGCAACAGTAACGATGAAGGATCTTTTGGCTTAGAGGAAACCATAAGTGGGCACCCAAGTGAAGAGTCTGGTGAAGCATCCTCACCAGAAATAGCACGACCACAGAAAAAGAGGAAATTAAGTGGTAGAACTCTGGCCGAACATTACCCTATTGACCTCATGACCTGTTTAACCACAGTAGATGACCTTGAGGAGCTTCGAACCGTTTACAAGATCCCTAGTGGTATAGACCTTAGAATTccggggaaaaaaaatactcacAACCGACCTCTTAAAGGGTTCGTTACTTTGTTTTAGAAAGCTTTAAATTGGGGATTAGGATTCCATTGCAGctttatttcatcaaaatgCTTAGTGGATTACATTTAGCTCCTGATCAACTTAACCAAAATGGATGGAGAGTACTTTTTGGTCTGTTCGTTCTATGGGACAGGTGTGGTCAGAGTGAGCCAACAGTTGACGACGTCAAACACCTGTATCAGCTAAAAAGCAGCCCTAAGGATGTTGTTGGTATTTTTTCATGTCGAGTACCAAGATAGAAAACCTATAACTGACCTCCCAAcaggtggtggtggtgggaattggaaaaagaaattctttttcGTTGGGGATCCCTAGGGTTAAATGGCACAGACTAATGGTCGGAACGTTCATGTCCCCTCCCGTTTCACAGTTCCAAGTTACCTGCTCGCTTTAGATGTATTGCACCCCATCTGTCCTAGTGACTTCATTGTTTCTAACATGGTCTCTGCTCATGCTGCAAGTTCTTGGGGTGTACATTACGGCCTTAAACTTGAATTACATAAGCGAGTCGAGACTGCATTGGCGAATTCTTGCCCGTGGAGAGACCTGCTGTCTACTCG encodes:
- the LOC127900567 gene encoding uncharacterized protein LOC127900567; translation: MSKGKENVIEIDDDELDFLPDLLTEPAFNPRISLEPVRPSSVKNSAMRMSPEVTTSPSNSNDEGSFGLEETISGHPSEESGEASSPEIARPQKKRKLSGRTLAEHYPIDLMTCLTTVDDLEELRTVYKIPSGIDLRIPGKKNTHNRPLKGCGQSEPTVDDVKHLYQLKSSPKDVVVPSYLLALDVLHPICPSDFIVSNMVSAHAASSWGVHYGLKLELHKRVETALANSCPWRDLLSTRNLVESRLVSDAYAMKDVVIGALSRKHPRRNVAKGGLSKEAPPGK